One window from the genome of Leptospira ryugenii encodes:
- the serC gene encoding 3-phosphoserine/phosphohydroxythreonine transaminase codes for MSHFTSRIYNFNAGPAMLPTEVMEIAQGEFLNYQGTGMSVMEMSHREKHFQTILDTAVQSLRTLLNIPERFGIVFFPGGATLQFSAIPLNYLQPGEFADFSETGVWAVKAMAEAKKFYPNVQSVYDGKPNAYTEIPDLTEADIHPGAKYLHITSNNTIYGTRYSEFPKLSKTPLVADMTSELLSRSLDLNQFSVIFAGAQKNIGPSGITIVIFDKEKLPEVKHPIPNLMNYALMEKNGSLYNTPPTYSIYIAKLVFDWLIKKGGLSVMEKENEEKAKALYDALDASSLFYAPVPKKHRSVMNVVFKSNEPKLEAEFLKGAEENGLAGLKGYRDVGGFRASIYNAMPKSGIDTLVSYIKHFESSKA; via the coding sequence ATGAGCCACTTCACTAGCCGCATTTACAATTTCAACGCAGGCCCAGCCATGTTGCCCACAGAGGTTATGGAAATTGCCCAAGGAGAATTCCTAAATTACCAAGGGACGGGAATGTCGGTGATGGAAATGAGCCACCGAGAAAAACACTTCCAAACCATTTTAGATACGGCAGTGCAATCGCTGAGAACACTTCTCAATATCCCGGAACGGTTTGGCATTGTGTTTTTTCCGGGAGGCGCCACTCTCCAATTTTCTGCGATTCCTTTGAACTATTTGCAACCGGGAGAATTTGCTGACTTTTCTGAAACAGGAGTCTGGGCAGTCAAAGCGATGGCTGAGGCAAAGAAATTCTATCCGAACGTTCAGTCCGTCTATGATGGAAAGCCAAATGCTTATACTGAAATCCCCGATTTGACTGAGGCGGATATCCACCCAGGCGCAAAATACCTACACATCACTTCCAACAATACAATCTATGGGACTCGGTACTCAGAATTTCCGAAGCTAAGCAAAACTCCTTTGGTCGCAGATATGACAAGCGAACTCCTAAGCAGAAGTTTAGACCTCAATCAATTCTCTGTCATCTTTGCAGGAGCCCAGAAGAATATAGGTCCTTCTGGAATCACAATTGTAATCTTTGACAAAGAAAAACTCCCCGAAGTCAAACACCCGATTCCCAACTTAATGAACTATGCCCTTATGGAGAAAAATGGTTCTCTTTACAACACACCTCCTACCTACTCAATTTACATCGCAAAACTAGTGTTTGATTGGCTTATCAAAAAAGGAGGTCTCTCCGTGATGGAAAAGGAGAACGAGGAAAAAGCAAAGGCTTTGTATGATGCCTTAGATGCTTCCAGTCTATTTTATGCGCCTGTTCCAAAAAAACATAGATCCGTGATGAATGTTGTCTTTAAGTCCAATGAACCCAAACTAGAAGCAGAGTTTTTGAAAGGTGCCGAAGAAAACGGTTTGGCGGGTCTCAAAGGATACCGTGACGTAGGTGGCTTCCGTGCTTCCATTTATAATGCTATGCCCAAATCAGGGATCGATACCTTGGTTTCCTATATCAAACACTTTGAAAGTTCAAAGGCTTAA
- the rpiB gene encoding ribose 5-phosphate isomerase B codes for MKPKIGIVSDHGGFALKEFLRKSLEESFEMVDYGTKSEESVDYPSLVGAACQKVLAGDVPRLIALCGTGIGASIAANRFPNIRAALCHDEFTAEMSRRHNDANVLVLGGRVLGTDLALRIVQKWIQTNFEGGRHERRLQLIEDLKP; via the coding sequence ATGAAACCCAAGATTGGCATTGTATCAGACCACGGAGGCTTTGCTTTGAAAGAATTCCTCAGGAAAAGTCTGGAGGAAAGCTTCGAAATGGTCGATTACGGTACTAAGAGCGAGGAATCTGTAGACTACCCAAGTCTAGTGGGAGCCGCCTGCCAGAAAGTTTTGGCTGGAGATGTGCCTAGACTCATTGCACTTTGTGGAACGGGGATTGGAGCCTCTATTGCGGCCAATCGATTTCCAAACATTCGAGCCGCATTGTGCCATGATGAGTTTACAGCAGAAATGTCCAGACGCCATAACGATGCCAATGTACTTGTGCTAGGTGGTCGGGTATTGGGAACTGATTTAGCTCTACGGATAGTGCAAAAATGGATTCAAACAAATTTCGAGGGTGGACGACACGAACGGCGCTTGCAACTTATAGAGGATCTAAAGCCCTAG
- a CDS encoding concanavalin A-like lectin/glucanase, which translates to MDSNKFRGWTTRTALATYRGSKALAICIILSFSLEAKEIIREYQSQFADWKRKSAEYEQGISGNQSLKPSENRPKNPELFLDFEEDKNEKLSRAISILSSSFIPDPKHSLYGKRSAYFSGKRNQIHLNVSGSHFFGQNPESFTITLPLLINEQGAYSNVLDKTVLIQGQSYGFRLEIVEAKPVLSLHQMIKKLDGSYITVTIRSNKIIPRKEWHILSLYFDTKKNQILMFQNGFETARYEAPKAAVDHIGFHEDDSNALILAKSYFGNIDGFHIHAGEPFGDGKYSRYESAQYSDDTKRVQHEGSFITSPVFETTYSHSTLDFVQLHRQSPKDTNVGLYFRSSLQKFSDKENVGPTWKPIDLTKVKWTDTNRFRYYQWKIWLRPDPIGSTAPSVSQLTYQLKELIPPDVPSFFRVNKMEGEPLGVCFLWNSNHEREVQNQGGYMIHFGPHPDRMIGTLFVKSKDNKLINIDGRDEAADYKNLKFCANERTLLENIYIPDQSVTELPNTVSDPVFTSRMERKGHLFQSGITYYFRISAYNQFYNEWEGRDQKSKLSAPVSLSFDREISQR; encoded by the coding sequence ATGGATTCAAACAAATTTCGAGGGTGGACGACACGAACGGCGCTTGCAACTTATAGAGGATCTAAAGCCCTAGCCATTTGTATCATTCTTTCCTTTTCTCTAGAGGCAAAGGAAATCATTCGTGAGTACCAAAGTCAATTTGCGGATTGGAAACGTAAGTCCGCAGAATACGAACAAGGAATTTCTGGCAACCAGAGCTTAAAACCGAGCGAAAATAGACCCAAAAACCCGGAACTGTTTTTAGATTTTGAAGAAGACAAAAATGAAAAACTGTCTCGGGCCATTTCAATTCTTTCCTCCTCCTTTATCCCAGACCCGAAACATTCCTTATATGGAAAGCGATCTGCTTACTTTTCAGGGAAACGAAATCAAATTCATCTCAATGTAAGTGGCTCACATTTTTTTGGACAAAATCCTGAATCATTCACCATTACCCTTCCCCTTTTGATCAATGAACAGGGTGCCTATTCAAATGTACTCGATAAAACTGTCTTAATCCAAGGACAGAGCTATGGCTTTCGTTTGGAAATTGTAGAGGCCAAACCAGTACTCAGCCTACACCAAATGATCAAAAAGTTAGATGGCTCATATATTACAGTCACCATACGATCGAACAAAATCATTCCGAGAAAGGAATGGCACATTCTTTCCCTCTATTTTGATACAAAAAAAAATCAAATTCTAATGTTCCAAAATGGATTTGAGACTGCAAGGTATGAAGCGCCGAAAGCGGCTGTTGATCATATTGGATTTCATGAGGACGATAGCAATGCTCTCATTCTAGCAAAATCGTATTTTGGAAATATTGATGGATTCCATATCCATGCAGGTGAACCTTTTGGAGACGGAAAGTATTCACGTTATGAATCGGCTCAGTATTCTGATGACACAAAACGTGTACAACACGAAGGTAGTTTCATCACATCCCCTGTCTTTGAAACTACATATAGTCATAGCACTTTGGATTTTGTACAGTTGCATAGGCAAAGCCCAAAAGATACAAATGTAGGTCTATACTTTCGTTCTTCTTTACAAAAATTCTCAGACAAAGAGAACGTAGGTCCAACATGGAAACCGATTGATCTAACAAAAGTAAAATGGACTGATACAAATAGATTTAGATATTACCAATGGAAAATTTGGCTTAGACCCGACCCTATTGGTAGTACGGCACCTTCCGTAAGTCAATTAACCTACCAATTGAAAGAACTCATACCACCTGATGTACCTTCTTTTTTTCGAGTCAATAAGATGGAAGGCGAACCCTTAGGTGTCTGTTTTCTCTGGAACTCTAACCATGAACGGGAAGTCCAGAACCAAGGTGGTTACATGATCCATTTTGGCCCGCATCCAGACCGAATGATTGGAACTCTATTTGTGAAAAGCAAAGATAACAAATTGATAAATATTGATGGCCGTGATGAGGCAGCTGATTATAAAAACTTAAAATTCTGTGCGAATGAAAGAACTCTACTCGAAAATATCTACATCCCCGACCAATCAGTTACTGAACTTCCAAATACAGTTTCGGATCCTGTCTTTACAAGCCGGATGGAAAGAAAAGGCCATCTTTTCCAATCAGGCATAACCTATTACTTTCGGATATCAGCTTACAATCAATTTTATAATGAGTGGGAAGGTAGAGACCAGAAAAGTAAACTCTCAGCTCCTGTATCCTTAAGTTTCGATCGAGAGATTTCGCAGAGATGA
- a CDS encoding CopG family transcriptional regulator: MAKIDKRFQILFSEEEIQLLKKESDRRGISQAELLRLALRNEVTKKSDLTKWKALKALAEVLD; encoded by the coding sequence ATGGCAAAGATTGATAAAAGATTCCAAATTTTATTTTCTGAAGAAGAAATCCAACTCCTCAAAAAAGAATCAGATCGGAGAGGAATTTCGCAAGCGGAATTGCTACGGTTGGCACTTAGAAATGAAGTCACCAAAAAGTCAGATCTAACAAAGTGGAAAGCATTAAAGGCACTGGCTGAGGTTTTGGATTGA
- a CDS encoding metalloenzyme: MIFYVFVDGIGIGSYQPETNPFSRFAKGLLSPLGGLPLSESRLSAKASQIRILETDAHMGIPGLPQSATGQTALWTGVNGPQVLGRHVSGFPTVTLRKIIAQHSIIKVMQEAGKQADFLNCFTDPYLKHVRENPKLVSASTLVQTASDRPLKNLEDLRNGRGLYMDITRGFLREMAKDFLSPDDPVLEPQDPYNTGKAVFSNFKDYDLCIYEYFLTDKVGHAQDWEKAQIVIEILESFLEGCIDGMDIEKDTFILTSDHGNLEDLSQKNHTENKVPTYLSGKLAAEMATSIQSLKDIPLQIYKSLGMWDAINSLSKNEFEASKL; this comes from the coding sequence ATGATATTTTATGTCTTTGTAGATGGAATCGGAATCGGTTCCTACCAACCAGAAACCAATCCCTTTAGTCGTTTTGCCAAGGGACTACTCAGCCCACTCGGGGGACTCCCTCTGTCTGAAAGTAGACTGAGTGCAAAAGCCAGCCAAATTCGCATTTTGGAAACAGATGCACATATGGGCATTCCAGGTCTCCCCCAATCGGCGACGGGACAGACCGCCCTTTGGACAGGCGTGAATGGACCTCAGGTCCTGGGAAGGCATGTCAGTGGTTTCCCGACGGTTACCTTACGCAAGATCATTGCCCAACATTCCATCATAAAAGTCATGCAGGAGGCTGGCAAACAGGCAGATTTTTTAAACTGCTTTACTGATCCATATTTAAAGCACGTAAGAGAAAATCCCAAATTGGTATCAGCCTCCACACTCGTGCAAACGGCCAGTGATAGACCTTTAAAGAATTTGGAAGATTTACGGAATGGCCGTGGGCTCTACATGGACATTACAAGAGGTTTTTTGAGAGAGATGGCAAAAGACTTTTTGTCTCCTGATGATCCCGTCTTGGAACCTCAAGACCCATATAATACTGGCAAGGCGGTCTTTTCGAATTTTAAAGATTATGATCTTTGTATTTATGAGTATTTTTTAACAGATAAAGTTGGGCACGCACAGGATTGGGAAAAGGCTCAAATCGTTATCGAGATTTTGGAATCCTTTTTGGAAGGATGCATAGATGGTATGGATATCGAAAAGGATACGTTTATCCTTACGAGTGACCATGGAAATTTAGAAGACCTAAGCCAAAAGAACCATACAGAAAACAAAGTGCCCACTTACCTCAGTGGCAAACTTGCTGCTGAAATGGCGACTTCTATCCAATCTTTAAAAGACATCCCATTGCAAATCTACAAAAGCCTCGGCATGTGGGATGCCATTAACTCACTTTCTAAGAATGAATTTGAGGCCTCAAAACTCTAG
- a CDS encoding tetratricopeptide repeat protein: MNRTIIALAGFLFICAGIITAFYQTTLESNLDRSSSVLEKIQEGEEYLKQSGPTGKEKALTIFSELAGKQNTSEFEFRIKYNQARALEKNGDHYLALDIYKSLRSKANLTEDEKNLLAYSLGNLLLRLDQEVEGKGHLESVLRTSADSKLRSKVLQSLGDFSYRKKEYELARKNYILSLQEDTNNTDSRIGWGRTLRKQGKEWASFDVFDEYIDTENQLSGAKTEIVDEYKNSVFSEAMQLYSKKTYWKSIELFQKSLSINPSPSVEENSYYHIASAYDALGRLPQALEYLNKTLANQVYTLDQQALYKKGTIYFRQGKYTEAASVFQTIVDKYPKNHITEKAIAWKKESLDQLKDEDEMPVNDDLSFEGVKQERKNSVSPLMEKTNQKASGNDLEF, encoded by the coding sequence ATGAATCGGACTATCATCGCATTGGCCGGATTCTTATTCATTTGTGCCGGTATCATTACTGCATTTTATCAAACAACGCTCGAATCAAATTTAGACCGTTCCTCCTCTGTTTTAGAGAAAATCCAAGAAGGAGAAGAGTATTTAAAACAAAGTGGTCCTACAGGAAAAGAGAAGGCATTGACAATCTTCTCCGAATTAGCTGGCAAACAAAATACCAGTGAATTTGAATTTCGGATCAAGTACAACCAAGCAAGGGCTCTTGAAAAGAATGGAGATCATTACCTTGCTCTGGATATCTACAAATCATTGAGATCCAAAGCGAATCTTACTGAGGATGAAAAAAATCTACTTGCATACTCTCTTGGAAATTTACTCCTTCGTCTGGACCAAGAGGTAGAAGGCAAAGGTCATTTGGAATCTGTGTTAAGAACCTCAGCAGATAGTAAATTGAGATCAAAGGTGTTGCAATCCTTAGGCGACTTTTCTTACCGCAAAAAAGAGTATGAGTTGGCTAGAAAAAATTATATTCTGTCTTTGCAAGAGGACACAAACAATACCGATTCTCGTATTGGTTGGGGAAGGACATTACGCAAACAAGGAAAAGAATGGGCCTCCTTCGATGTCTTTGATGAATACATTGATACGGAAAATCAACTTTCTGGAGCAAAGACCGAAATCGTCGATGAGTATAAGAACTCAGTCTTTTCAGAAGCTATGCAACTCTATTCAAAAAAGACATACTGGAAATCCATTGAGTTGTTTCAAAAATCCTTGAGCATCAATCCTAGTCCTTCCGTAGAAGAAAATTCTTATTACCATATTGCTTCTGCTTATGATGCCTTGGGTAGATTACCACAGGCACTAGAGTATCTAAATAAAACCTTGGCGAATCAAGTCTATACACTGGACCAACAAGCCCTTTATAAAAAAGGAACCATTTATTTCAGGCAAGGCAAGTATACAGAAGCTGCTTCCGTATTCCAAACCATTGTGGATAAATATCCGAAAAACCACATCACGGAAAAAGCCATTGCTTGGAAGAAAGAATCACTGGACCAACTGAAAGATGAAGATGAAATGCCCGTAAATGATGATCTCAGTTTTGAAGGCGTTAAACAAGAACGCAAAAACTCTGTCTCACCACTCATGGAAAAAACAAACCAAAAAGCATCGGGAAATGATCTAGAGTTTTGA
- a CDS encoding SAM-dependent methyltransferase, with product MSETEYFKSLKYQEYLLSSHRKEICPPEDVFQFFNWKGITNLVDFGSGLGFYFQEFRKWMPNVWIWAGECQQDIIDMILRRKLLEGIENLTPFYIDQSDHPLLPEWIPVPEAIFASLSLSTFPNPGLAMDGLIRSMKSGGRLLIVDWAKTESLGFGPKINEKISLDKMVFLAEEYKLTVIKSGRISEFFYGLEVKASREFVYGYYDLKEEEDDTDIFRF from the coding sequence ATGTCCGAGACGGAGTATTTCAAGTCTCTTAAATACCAAGAATACCTTCTTTCTTCGCACCGTAAGGAAATTTGTCCGCCTGAGGATGTGTTTCAATTTTTCAATTGGAAGGGAATCACCAACTTAGTGGATTTTGGTTCGGGTCTCGGTTTCTATTTTCAGGAATTCAGAAAATGGATGCCCAATGTATGGATTTGGGCGGGGGAATGCCAACAGGATATCATAGACATGATCCTTCGGCGAAAGCTTCTGGAAGGTATCGAAAACCTTACCCCTTTTTATATCGACCAATCGGACCACCCCCTTTTGCCAGAATGGATACCTGTACCGGAAGCCATATTTGCTTCCCTTTCTTTATCCACATTTCCTAACCCTGGTTTGGCGATGGATGGATTGATCCGTTCAATGAAATCCGGCGGGAGATTATTGATTGTGGATTGGGCAAAAACAGAATCCTTAGGATTCGGTCCCAAAATCAACGAAAAGATTTCCTTGGACAAAATGGTATTTTTAGCGGAAGAATATAAACTTACCGTGATCAAATCAGGAAGGATTTCTGAATTTTTTTATGGATTGGAAGTAAAAGCAAGCAGAGAGTTTGTGTATGGATACTACGACTTAAAAGAAGAGGAAGATGATACAGACATCTTCCGTTTTTAA
- a CDS encoding PaaI family thioesterase — translation MSKRKVDYSVHPLWQFLKENFGMQEAFRMFGPYRGANILPVEIDDYTYEVKMPIVLSNTNYVGTHFGGSLYSMCDPFFMFILMKNLGPNFIVWDKSAKIDFLKPGRQTVSVKFHIAEEEIQTIRDIVAEKKKTTRFYEANVYDEDGTHVARVDKELYIRRKD, via the coding sequence ATGTCCAAGCGTAAAGTAGACTATTCAGTTCACCCATTATGGCAATTTTTAAAAGAAAATTTTGGGATGCAGGAAGCATTTCGCATGTTTGGACCATACCGTGGAGCAAATATACTTCCTGTTGAAATCGATGATTATACATATGAAGTAAAAATGCCTATAGTACTTAGCAATACAAATTATGTAGGTACTCACTTTGGCGGATCTCTCTATTCTATGTGTGATCCTTTCTTTATGTTCATATTAATGAAAAACCTAGGTCCCAATTTCATAGTTTGGGATAAGTCGGCAAAGATAGATTTTTTAAAACCTGGCAGGCAAACAGTTAGTGTAAAGTTTCACATAGCCGAAGAAGAAATCCAAACCATTCGAGATATAGTTGCAGAAAAGAAAAAGACGACTAGATTTTATGAGGCGAATGTCTATGATGAAGATGGTACGCATGTGGCTCGAGTGGATAAGGAACTTTACATTAGAAGAAAAGACTAA
- a CDS encoding sensor domain-containing diguanylate cyclase produces MATSQNEIPAEILLQIIQLQYELSDSNLAVDALLVKLTAGCQSLTGATGAVFELIEGDELVYRAATGTAESQIGLRIPIKHSFSGLSIQDHNVLICADSEEDHRVNREACRKVGLRSMLVSPLLVAGEIVGVLKVLSTEVGAFSEMHRQIIHQITPFLSRAIKNAFERYESNQQINTLAQLASHDSLTGLLNRSSFYDLLRQGLSKAENFSFRLGVAMFDLDHLKKINDAFGHQAGDHYIQGFAKRLKDVSEETATVARLGGDEFGLFIPFELPPDELKAQIQSISDNLEIVLDYKGNQFPIKVSYGVSIYPDDSDQIMELVQIADERMYTNKRHRKSLEN; encoded by the coding sequence ATGGCTACTTCCCAGAATGAGATCCCTGCTGAGATACTTCTTCAAATCATCCAACTCCAATATGAGCTCTCTGACTCGAACCTCGCAGTTGATGCACTTTTGGTTAAACTCACTGCTGGGTGCCAATCATTGACAGGTGCAACAGGAGCAGTTTTCGAATTGATAGAAGGAGACGAACTGGTTTATCGGGCTGCAACGGGAACTGCCGAGTCTCAAATTGGATTGCGAATACCTATCAAACATAGTTTTTCTGGACTCTCTATCCAGGATCATAATGTTCTGATTTGTGCCGATTCGGAAGAAGACCATAGGGTCAATCGGGAAGCATGCCGTAAGGTAGGTCTTCGCTCCATGTTGGTTTCTCCCTTATTGGTTGCGGGGGAAATTGTGGGCGTATTAAAAGTTCTGTCCACTGAAGTTGGTGCCTTTTCGGAAATGCACAGGCAAATCATCCATCAGATCACCCCTTTTCTTTCGCGTGCGATCAAGAATGCATTTGAGAGGTATGAGAGCAATCAACAGATTAATACTCTCGCACAACTAGCAAGCCATGATAGTCTAACGGGTCTCTTGAATCGCTCCTCTTTTTATGATCTTTTGCGGCAGGGATTATCGAAAGCGGAGAATTTTTCTTTTCGTCTGGGTGTCGCGATGTTTGATCTTGACCATTTAAAAAAAATCAATGATGCATTTGGCCACCAAGCAGGAGATCATTACATCCAAGGGTTTGCAAAACGATTGAAAGATGTGTCCGAAGAAACTGCAACGGTTGCACGTTTGGGTGGCGATGAGTTTGGTTTATTCATTCCTTTTGAATTGCCACCTGATGAGCTTAAGGCGCAAATCCAAAGCATCTCTGATAACTTAGAGATCGTGTTAGATTATAAAGGGAATCAGTTTCCCATTAAAGTGAGTTACGGAGTTTCTATCTATCCTGACGATTCGGATCAGATTATGGAACTTGTGCAAATCGCTGATGAGCGAATGTATACAAATAAACGTCATCGAAAATCCCTTGAAAATTAA
- a CDS encoding methyl-accepting chemotaxis protein, which produces MFLYRFLSNLSIQWKLYLSTLINLSLVFIVVISSIFGLYQINQDITETRTIYRNTMGKSIQINYHLLELQAIKDFSEEQITVKQLVSSVQQNLVEIENYLFLFTAENIDSQSELGGKALKLNREIQDNFETILSFASNAKKEPDAIRKATEKLIKNIQTFDGLIQSIIINHQEGLQKRNQKIKSSLLIGFGLSFLVAMVLSYLISRSVIQPVRSVKRMATSFAEGDLTVVSPIETKEDFGRLAQTFETAASNLRKLILSIRESALKVRNTSEELTHTSQELSNGADRQNEYLMNVSKSIHELFDAVEQVSQSAIDQSTETNHAIEEMSSLALNISDINKKSTIVDEDAKQMLEIAEFGKANIDLAVKSMKEIFESSKKITQIVTVINEISGQTNMLALNAAIEAARAGESGKGFAVVSEEISKLATRSKQASKQIEELIQESIVRVEKGQENIEKVVSSFSRVLQNAEDSVKIASEISDLTQVQQNRSEKVLLSVTHLTNLSNFIVDSTRIQNDFVKEIGTVMEQVKGIADTDRERARELAISNERLYQMSEELRELISNFIVE; this is translated from the coding sequence ATGTTTTTGTATCGTTTCCTTTCCAATCTTAGTATCCAATGGAAACTCTATCTTTCTACATTGATTAACCTTAGTTTGGTTTTTATCGTTGTCATCTCTTCTATCTTTGGCCTTTACCAGATCAACCAAGACATCACAGAGACTCGCACAATCTATCGCAATACAATGGGGAAATCCATTCAGATCAATTACCATTTGCTTGAGTTGCAAGCCATCAAAGATTTTTCGGAGGAACAAATCACTGTTAAACAGTTAGTTTCTTCTGTTCAACAAAACTTAGTTGAAATCGAAAATTATTTATTTCTATTCACTGCAGAAAATATTGATTCGCAATCAGAATTGGGTGGAAAAGCATTAAAGCTAAACCGAGAGATCCAAGATAATTTTGAAACAATTCTCAGTTTTGCCTCGAATGCAAAAAAAGAACCAGATGCCATTCGTAAGGCCACAGAAAAGCTCATTAAAAATATCCAAACCTTTGATGGACTGATCCAATCTATTATCATTAACCACCAAGAAGGATTACAAAAGAGAAACCAAAAAATCAAATCAAGTTTACTGATAGGATTTGGATTGAGTTTTTTGGTGGCTATGGTGCTCTCCTATTTGATCAGTCGATCTGTGATACAGCCTGTTCGCTCAGTCAAAAGAATGGCTACCTCCTTTGCTGAAGGAGATCTGACGGTAGTGTCACCGATAGAAACCAAAGAAGATTTCGGTAGATTGGCCCAAACATTTGAGACAGCAGCCTCTAATCTACGAAAGCTTATCCTTTCGATTCGTGAATCAGCTCTGAAGGTTAGGAACACATCAGAAGAGTTGACTCATACTTCCCAAGAATTATCGAATGGTGCCGATAGACAAAATGAGTATCTAATGAATGTCAGTAAATCCATTCATGAACTCTTTGACGCTGTCGAACAAGTCTCACAATCAGCCATCGATCAATCGACCGAAACAAACCATGCGATTGAGGAAATGAGTTCATTAGCTTTGAATATCTCTGATATCAATAAAAAATCTACGATCGTAGATGAAGACGCAAAGCAGATGTTAGAGATCGCTGAGTTTGGGAAAGCCAATATCGACCTAGCTGTAAAGAGTATGAAAGAAATTTTTGAAAGTTCAAAAAAGATTACCCAGATTGTGACTGTCATCAATGAAATTTCCGGTCAGACAAATATGTTGGCATTGAATGCGGCCATAGAAGCTGCCAGAGCTGGTGAGAGTGGAAAGGGATTTGCTGTCGTTTCCGAAGAAATTTCCAAATTGGCAACACGCTCCAAACAAGCATCCAAACAAATAGAAGAGCTCATCCAAGAATCCATCGTACGAGTGGAAAAAGGGCAAGAGAACATTGAAAAGGTAGTGAGTAGCTTTTCTAGGGTCTTACAAAACGCCGAGGATTCGGTTAAGATTGCCTCCGAAATTTCTGATCTCACCCAAGTCCAACAAAACCGAAGCGAGAAGGTTCTTCTTTCGGTCACTCACCTAACAAACCTTTCAAATTTCATTGTAGATAGTACCCGTATCCAAAATGACTTTGTAAAGGAGATAGGAACTGTTATGGAACAGGTGAAAGGGATTGCGGATACCGACCGCGAACGAGCCCGCGAACTTGCCATTTCCAATGAAAGGCTGTACCAAATGTCTGAAGAGTTGCGAGAATTGATTTCCAATTTCATTGTAGAATAA
- a CDS encoding gamma carbonic anhydrase family protein encodes MIYPFQGKTPLIADSAWIAPSADILGDVSIGEESSIWFQCVLRGDVNYIRIGKHVNIQDHTLVHVSRNLYPVLIGDYVSIGHSAVIHACTLKDHSFVGMGATVMDDVELGEWSFVGAGALVPPGKKIPPGVLLMGSPAKIVRDISDKEREIITRTSENYVKYKENYRKEGILAEWKSG; translated from the coding sequence ATGATCTATCCATTTCAGGGGAAGACACCCCTCATTGCAGACTCGGCTTGGATTGCTCCCAGTGCTGACATCCTAGGCGACGTAAGCATTGGGGAAGAGTCATCGATCTGGTTCCAATGTGTGCTAAGGGGGGATGTAAATTATATCCGCATTGGCAAACACGTGAATATCCAAGACCATACTTTAGTACATGTATCACGAAATCTCTACCCTGTCCTCATCGGGGATTATGTTTCGATTGGCCATAGTGCGGTGATCCATGCCTGCACCTTAAAAGACCATTCCTTTGTGGGAATGGGAGCGACCGTCATGGATGATGTGGAGCTTGGGGAATGGTCCTTTGTCGGAGCAGGAGCGCTCGTCCCACCTGGAAAGAAAATTCCGCCAGGAGTGCTCCTTATGGGAAGTCCCGCCAAGATTGTAAGGGATATCTCAGATAAAGAAAGAGAGATCATCACAAGAACTTCGGAAAACTATGTGAAATACAAAGAAAACTACCGTAAAGAAGGAATTCTAGCGGAGTGGAAAAGCGGCTGA